In Duganella zoogloeoides, a single genomic region encodes these proteins:
- the pstS gene encoding phosphate ABC transporter substrate-binding protein PstS, translating into MRMKQLISSLVVGACAMMALSSAATAADMTGAGATFPYPIYAKWAETYKASTGNGLNYQSVGSGAGIKQIKAKTVDFGASDAPMKAEDLDAEGLMQFPAIMGGVVTVVNVPGMAPGQLKLTGPIVADIYLGKITKWNDPAIAAQNAGVKLPAEDITVVHRADGSGTSFLFTDYLSKTSPDFKSKIGAGTAVKWIVGVGGKGNEGVAANVQRIKGSIGYVEWAYAKKNKMQHTQLKNKDGNFLQPDDEFFKAAAANAEWTKTPGFGVVLTDQAGKNSWPITGVSFILMHKVQPDANKGKEVVKFFDWAFKNGGKSAVELDYVPLPDSVVKLVQDSWKANLKDASGKAIY; encoded by the coding sequence ATGCGAATGAAACAACTGATCTCTTCCCTGGTAGTCGGTGCCTGCGCCATGATGGCTCTCTCGTCCGCTGCCACCGCTGCCGATATGACCGGCGCCGGCGCGACCTTCCCATACCCAATCTACGCAAAATGGGCTGAGACCTACAAAGCCTCTACCGGCAATGGCCTGAACTACCAGTCCGTCGGTTCGGGCGCTGGCATCAAGCAAATCAAAGCCAAGACCGTCGATTTCGGCGCCTCGGATGCCCCGATGAAAGCGGAAGACCTCGACGCCGAAGGCCTGATGCAGTTCCCGGCCATCATGGGCGGCGTGGTGACCGTAGTCAACGTTCCAGGCATGGCCCCAGGTCAACTGAAACTGACCGGTCCGATCGTGGCCGACATCTACCTGGGCAAGATCACCAAGTGGAACGACCCGGCAATCGCCGCACAAAACGCCGGCGTCAAGTTGCCAGCAGAAGACATCACCGTGGTGCACCGCGCCGACGGTTCGGGCACCTCGTTCCTGTTCACCGACTACCTGTCGAAAACCAGCCCTGATTTCAAATCGAAAATCGGCGCCGGCACCGCGGTGAAATGGATCGTGGGCGTGGGCGGCAAGGGTAACGAAGGCGTTGCCGCCAACGTGCAGCGTATCAAGGGTTCGATCGGCTACGTCGAGTGGGCGTACGCCAAGAAAAACAAGATGCAGCACACCCAGCTGAAAAACAAGGACGGCAACTTCCTGCAACCTGACGACGAGTTCTTCAAGGCAGCAGCCGCCAACGCCGAGTGGACCAAGACCCCGGGCTTCGGCGTCGTGCTGACCGACCAGGCTGGTAAAAACTCGTGGCCGATCACCGGCGTGTCGTTCATCCTGATGCACAAAGTGCAACCGGACGCCAACAAGGGCAAGGAAGTCGTGAAATTCTTCGATTGGGCCTTCAAAAACGGCGGCAAGTCGGCTGTTGAACTGGACTACGTACCGCTGCCTGACTCGGTGGTGAAACTGGTGCAGGATTCCTGGAAAGCCAACCTGAAAGACGCTTCGGGCAAGGCCATCTACTAA
- the pstC gene encoding phosphate ABC transporter permease subunit PstC codes for MSADITTTPIPKPEPASQFSTAQATAAEQAAMQSMMRTMRKQRIQDFFFHKTTMLFALSVLLVLLGIIISLMVGAWPAFKEFGPGFITRVEWDPVNDQYGAMIAIVGTLATSGIALLIAFPISFGIALFLTEICPASLRRPLGTAVELLAGVPSIIYGMWGLFVFAPLFGDYVQPFLKSTLGVLPIIGPFFSGPTMGIGILTAALILAVMIIPFISSVMRDVFEIVPAVLKESAYGLGCTRWEVVRKIVLPYTKTGVVGGVMLGLGRALGETMAVTFVIGNANKLSFSLFAAGNSIASTLANEFAESDTVLHTSSLFALALILFVITFIVLSAAKLMLVGMSRKEGLK; via the coding sequence ATGAGCGCTGACATCACTACCACGCCAATTCCAAAACCGGAGCCGGCCTCGCAATTCAGTACCGCGCAGGCCACCGCTGCTGAACAAGCCGCCATGCAGTCGATGATGCGGACCATGCGCAAGCAGCGCATCCAGGACTTCTTCTTCCACAAAACCACCATGCTGTTCGCGCTGTCGGTGCTGCTGGTGCTGCTGGGTATCATCATTTCGCTCATGGTCGGCGCCTGGCCGGCTTTCAAGGAGTTCGGTCCCGGCTTCATCACCCGCGTCGAGTGGGATCCGGTCAACGACCAGTACGGCGCCATGATCGCCATCGTCGGTACCCTGGCCACCTCCGGCATCGCCCTGCTGATCGCGTTCCCGATCAGCTTTGGTATCGCGCTGTTCCTCACCGAAATCTGCCCCGCCTCGCTGCGCCGTCCGCTCGGCACCGCCGTCGAACTGCTGGCCGGCGTGCCGTCGATCATCTACGGCATGTGGGGCCTGTTCGTGTTCGCCCCGCTGTTCGGCGACTACGTGCAACCGTTCCTGAAAAGCACGCTGGGCGTGCTGCCGATCATCGGACCATTCTTCAGCGGCCCCACCATGGGCATCGGCATCCTGACCGCCGCCCTGATCCTGGCCGTGATGATCATCCCGTTCATCTCGTCGGTGATGCGCGACGTCTTCGAGATCGTGCCGGCTGTATTGAAAGAATCGGCGTACGGCCTGGGCTGCACCCGCTGGGAAGTGGTGCGCAAGATCGTGCTGCCTTACACCAAGACCGGCGTGGTCGGCGGTGTGATGCTGGGCCTGGGCCGCGCCCTGGGCGAGACCATGGCCGTGACCTTCGTGATCGGTAACGCCAACAAGCTGTCGTTCTCGCTGTTCGCTGCCGGTAACTCGATCGCCTCGACGCTGGCCAACGAATTCGCCGAATCGGACACCGTGCTGCACACGTCGTCGCTGTTCGCCTTGGCGCTGATCCTGTTTGTCATCACCTTTATCGTCCTGTCCGCCGCCAAACTGATGTTGGTTGGCATGTCCCGCAAGGAAGGCCTCAAATGA
- the pstA gene encoding phosphate ABC transporter permease PstA encodes MNQAAINPQEPIVPMNKVYRKRLFRHRVGIAMSVLAMSLGLAVLAWILVTLVINGFSALSVNMFTESTPAPGSEGGGLANAIFGSFMIVGLSTLVSTPIGILAGMYLAEYGNENKLAAVTRFVTDIMLSAPSIVIGMFVWAAYVATTNHYSGYAGSIALALIAVPVVVRTTDNMLRLVPSSLLEAAFALGAPRWKVAMTVRLRAVKAGVITGVLLAVARISGETAPLLFTALNNQFFSKDMNGPMANLPVVIYGFAMSPYDNWRELAWGGALLVTFSVLALNIVSRTMFSQKIPN; translated from the coding sequence ATGAACCAAGCCGCCATCAACCCGCAGGAACCGATTGTTCCGATGAACAAGGTGTACCGCAAGCGCCTGTTCCGCCACCGCGTGGGCATCGCCATGTCGGTGCTGGCGATGTCGCTGGGCCTGGCCGTGCTGGCCTGGATCCTGGTCACCCTGGTCATCAACGGCTTTAGCGCCCTGTCGGTGAACATGTTCACCGAAAGCACCCCGGCGCCGGGCAGCGAAGGCGGCGGTTTGGCCAACGCCATCTTCGGCAGCTTCATGATCGTCGGCCTGTCCACGCTGGTGAGCACGCCGATCGGCATCCTGGCGGGCATGTACCTGGCCGAGTACGGCAACGAGAACAAGCTGGCTGCCGTCACCCGCTTCGTTACCGACATCATGCTCTCCGCCCCGTCGATCGTGATCGGCATGTTCGTGTGGGCTGCCTACGTGGCCACCACCAACCATTACTCCGGTTACGCCGGTTCGATCGCGCTGGCCCTGATTGCCGTGCCGGTCGTGGTGCGCACCACCGACAACATGCTGCGCCTGGTACCGAGCAGCCTGCTGGAAGCGGCGTTCGCCCTCGGCGCGCCGCGCTGGAAAGTGGCGATGACGGTGCGCTTGCGCGCCGTGAAAGCCGGCGTGATCACCGGCGTGCTGCTGGCCGTGGCCCGCATCTCGGGCGAAACCGCACCGCTGCTGTTCACCGCCCTGAACAACCAGTTCTTCAGCAAGGACATGAACGGCCCGATGGCCAACCTGCCGGTCGTGATTTACGGCTTTGCCATGAGCCCATACGACAACTGGCGCGAACTGGCCTGGGGCGGCGCGCTGCTGGTCACCTTCAGTGTTCTGGCGCTCAACATCGTCTCGCGCACCATGTTCAGCCAAAAAATTCCAAACTAA
- the pstB gene encoding phosphate ABC transporter ATP-binding protein PstB has product MNTQLSPETTTAPAGAGKRTTIAISNLNFFYGKTQSLTNVNLNIHERQVTAFIGPSGCGKSTLLRTLNRMYDLYPGQRAEGSIMYRGRNILDAGQDLNMLRAKIGMVFQKPTPFPMSIYDNIAFGVRLYEDLSKGEMDERVEWALKKAALWGEVKDKLTKSGLSLSGGQQQRLCIARGVAVKPDVLLLDEPTSALDPISTSKVEELISELKQDYTIAIVTHNMQQAARCSDYTAYMYLGELVEFGETDQIFMNPARKETQDYITGRFG; this is encoded by the coding sequence ATGAATACGCAACTGAGCCCAGAAACGACCACCGCGCCAGCAGGCGCCGGCAAGCGCACCACCATCGCCATCTCGAACCTGAATTTTTTCTACGGTAAGACCCAGAGCCTGACCAACGTCAACCTGAACATCCACGAGCGCCAGGTCACCGCCTTCATCGGCCCGTCGGGCTGCGGCAAATCGACCTTGCTGCGCACGCTCAACCGCATGTACGACCTGTACCCTGGTCAGCGCGCCGAAGGTTCGATCATGTACCGCGGCCGTAACATTCTCGACGCCGGCCAGGACTTGAACATGTTGCGCGCCAAAATCGGCATGGTGTTCCAGAAGCCGACCCCGTTCCCGATGTCGATCTACGACAACATCGCCTTTGGCGTGCGCCTGTACGAAGACCTGTCGAAAGGCGAGATGGACGAGCGCGTGGAATGGGCGCTGAAAAAAGCCGCGCTGTGGGGCGAAGTAAAAGACAAGCTGACCAAGAGCGGCCTGTCGCTGTCGGGCGGCCAGCAACAGCGCCTGTGCATCGCGCGCGGCGTGGCGGTGAAACCGGACGTGCTGCTGCTCGACGAGCCAACCTCGGCGCTGGATCCGATCTCGACCTCGAAAGTGGAAGAACTGATCAGCGAACTCAAGCAAGACTACACGATCGCCATCGTTACCCACAATATGCAGCAGGCCGCGCGTTGCTCGGACTACACCGCCTACATGTATTTGGGCGAGCTGGTGGAGTTCGGCGAGACCGACCAGATCTTCATGAATCCTGCGCGCAAGGAAACCCAGGATTACATCACCGGCCGCTTCGGCTGA
- the phoU gene encoding phosphate signaling complex protein PhoU, with product MIGEHSSKQYDNELEAIRSKVLLMGGIVETQFLDAMTCFRIGNPERADRVMREDDTVNQLEVSLDDACSHLIVRRQPAANDLRTIMATIKVITDLERIGDEATKIARTAKALHSRGTATVNHYEMVRNIANNTSDMLHDALDAFARNDGVQALKLIAQDAVIDHEFRSIMRNLITFMMEDPRTISAALDTLWVAKAIERIGDHAKNIAEYVIYVVEGKDIRHTKSVPAIEDNIEPA from the coding sequence ATGATCGGTGAGCACTCATCCAAACAATACGATAACGAACTCGAAGCCATCCGCTCCAAGGTGCTCTTGATGGGCGGCATCGTCGAGACCCAGTTCCTCGACGCCATGACCTGCTTCCGCATCGGCAACCCGGAACGCGCCGACCGCGTGATGCGCGAGGACGACACCGTCAACCAGCTCGAAGTGTCGCTCGACGACGCCTGCAGCCACCTGATCGTGCGCCGCCAGCCGGCCGCCAACGACCTGCGCACCATCATGGCCACCATCAAGGTGATCACCGACCTGGAACGCATCGGCGACGAAGCAACCAAGATCGCCCGCACCGCCAAGGCCCTGCATTCGCGCGGCACGGCCACCGTCAACCATTACGAAATGGTGCGCAATATCGCCAACAACACCAGCGACATGCTGCACGACGCGCTTGACGCGTTTGCGCGCAACGACGGTGTGCAAGCGCTGAAACTGATCGCCCAGGATGCCGTGATCGACCACGAATTCCGTTCGATCATGCGCAACCTGATCACCTTCATGATGGAAGATCCGCGCACGATTTCGGCCGCTCTGGACACGCTGTGGGTGGCCAAGGCCATCGAGCGCATCGGTGACCATGCCAAGAACATCGCCGAGTACGTGATTTACGTAGTGGAAGGCAAGGACATCCGCCACACCAAGTCGGTGCCTGCCATCGAAGACAACATTGAACCTGCATAA
- the phoB gene encoding phosphate regulon transcriptional regulator PhoB, whose product MASDKTTVLIVEDEPAIVELVTFSLREAGWNCCAVQSVGEAWEFIQTRTPQLILLDWMLPDQTGLRLLARIRSDRNFQEIPVIMLTAKSMEEDKLAGLNTGADDYVTKPFSPRELLARARALLRRKSPEHAQSTMRAANIALDPVSCTVSMDDQKIDIGHAEYKLLKFLLAHPERVFSRSQLLDKVWGDHVVIEERTVDVHVLRLRKALKEAEHLIKTVRSVGYMLSEKT is encoded by the coding sequence ATGGCATCTGATAAAACCACCGTACTGATCGTGGAAGATGAACCGGCGATTGTCGAGTTGGTGACTTTTTCGCTGCGTGAGGCAGGCTGGAACTGCTGCGCGGTGCAAAGCGTGGGCGAGGCCTGGGAGTTCATCCAGACCCGCACCCCGCAGCTGATCTTGCTGGACTGGATGTTGCCGGATCAAACCGGCTTGCGCCTGCTGGCGCGCATCCGTTCCGACCGCAATTTCCAGGAAATCCCGGTCATCATGCTTACCGCAAAAAGCATGGAAGAGGACAAGCTGGCGGGCCTGAACACCGGCGCCGACGATTACGTCACCAAGCCGTTCTCGCCGCGCGAGCTGCTGGCCCGGGCGCGCGCGCTGCTGCGCCGCAAGAGCCCGGAGCATGCGCAATCGACCATGCGCGCCGCCAACATCGCGCTCGACCCGGTCAGCTGCACGGTGTCGATGGACGACCAGAAGATCGACATCGGCCACGCCGAATACAAGCTGCTGAAGTTCCTGCTGGCGCACCCGGAGCGCGTGTTCTCGCGCAGCCAGCTGCTCGACAAGGTGTGGGGCGACCACGTGGTGATTGAGGAACGCACGGTGGACGTCCACGTGCTGCGCCTGCGCAAAGCCTTGAAAGAAGCCGAGCACCTGATCAAGACCGTGCGCAGCGTCGGTTACATGTTGTCGGAGAAAACCTAG